A region from the Lolium perenne isolate Kyuss_39 chromosome 4, Kyuss_2.0, whole genome shotgun sequence genome encodes:
- the LOC139839046 gene encoding uncharacterized protein yields MIKLDGHLQHPLVDGLPCPVLQYADNTLIILRAEEGAVHRIRDILDSFSCATGLTINFHKSTVVPMHVDEAVMAIVRGVLGCSVEGFPQTYLDLPLSVDKLKLAAFAPFIAKVDKYLSGWRALLLSYGETPPQAPHRGRTSWPSWVWSSFGGNSLATEHGVALCRPHWSVLRRLLPLYRSINKVSIGDGEATSFWFDIWLHVGELSVAFPHLLSFFATPEATIAHVLARGLDAFLAPRLSTTASSQRALLLADLGAVRCTTVHDTRSLVLCAAPHGRLRVAELYKLCTFSGVQCPFFEFVCLNHAPPRVRVFAWLLVQHRLPSRANLRWKTILAEDESSCPLCGRVIETCSYLVFGCPFAGVFGMASAPRRRQACWPRMPP; encoded by the exons ATGATCAAGCTGGACGGGCACCTCCAGCACCCCCTCGTCGACGGCCTCCCCTGCCCTGTGCTCCAGTACGCCGACAACACTCTCATCATTCTCCGGGCGGAGGAGGGTGCGGTGCACAGGATCCGGGACATCCTCGATAGCTTCTCCTGCGCCACCGGGCTCACCATCAACTTCCACAAGAGCACGGTGGTGCCCATGCACGTCGATGAGGCGGTGATGGCTATCGTTCGGGGTGTCCTCGGTTGCAGTGTTGAGGGGTTCCCCCAGACCTACCTCGACCTCCCACTGTCAGTGGACAAGCTCAAGCTGGCGGCGTTTGCACCGTTCATCGCCAAGGTGGACAAGTACCTCTCGGGGTGGCGGGCGCTGCTCCTATCTTATG GTGAAACTCCTCCACAGGCTCCACACCGCGGCCGGACCTCATGGCCCTCGTGGGTCTGGTCTTCCTTTGGCGGGAACTCCCTCGCGACGGAGCATGGCGTGGCGCTGTGCAGGCCTCACTGGAGTGTGCTCCGTCGCCTGCTGCCGCTGTACCGCTCCATCAACAAGGTCTCCATCGGCGACGGGGAGGCCACGTCCTTCTGGTTCGACATTTGGCTCCACGTGGGTGAGCTGAGCGTGGCCTTCCCCCACCTGCTCTCCTTCTTCGCCACGCCGGAGGCCACTATCGCCCACGTCCTCGCGAGGGGCCTGGACGCTTTCCTAGCGCCCCGGCTATCGACCACTGCCTCTTCTCAGAGGGCCCTCCTCCTGGCTGATCTCGGCGCTGTCCGCTGCACGACGGTGCATGATACTCGCTCTCTGGTGCTATGTGCCGCTCCCCATGGCCGGCTCCGGGTTGCTGAGCTGTACAAGCTATGTACCTTCAGTGGCGTGCAGTGCCCCTTCTTCGAGTTCGTCTGTCTCAACCACGCTCCGCCGCGGGTGCGGGTCTTCGCTTGGCTGTTGGTCCAGCACCGCCTCCCATCGCGTGCCAACTTGCGCTGGAAGACGATCCTGGCGGaggatgagagcagctgcccgctGTGCGGAAGGGTGATTGAGACCTGCTCCTACCTCGTCTTTGGCTGCCCCTTTGCTGGAGTTTTTGGGATGGCATCGGCGCCTCGCCGCCGCCAAGCCTGCTGGCCTCGGATGCCGCCCTAG